From one Gracilinanus agilis isolate LMUSP501 chromosome 5, AgileGrace, whole genome shotgun sequence genomic stretch:
- the AICDA gene encoding single-stranded DNA cytosine deaminase, which translates to MIFPESHSYLLMKQRKFLYHFKNVRWAKGRHETYLCYVVKRRDSATSFSLDFGYLRNKNGCHVELIFLRYISAWDLDPSRCYRVTWFTSWSPCYDCARHVANFLRCYPNLTLRIFTARLYFCEDKKAEPEGLRRLHRAGVQIAIMTFKDYFYCWNTFVENKERTFKAWEGLHENSVRLSRQLRRILLPLYEIDDLRDAFRTLGL; encoded by the exons CCTCTTAATGAAACAAAGGAAATTTCTCTACCACTTCAAAAATGTAAGATGGGCTAAGGGTCGTCACGAAACCTACCTGTGCTATGTTGTGAAACGTCGGGATAGTGCCACCTCCTTCTCTTTGGACTTTGGCTACCTTCGCAACAAG aATGGCTGCCATGTAGAATTGATCTTCCTTCGCTACATCTCTGCCTGGGACCTTGATCCTAGCCGGTGCTATAGGGTGACATGGTTCACTTCATGGAGCCCCTGCTATGACTGCGCCCGTCATGTGGCGAACTTTCTTCGCTGCTACCCTAATCTAACACTTCGGATTTTCACTGCCCGCCTCTACTTCTGTGAGGACAAGAAAGCCGAGCCGGAGGGGCTTCGACGTCTGCACCGGGCTGGGGTCCAAATTGCTATCATGACTTTCAAAG ATTACTTTTATTGTTGGAACACCTTTgtggaaaataaagaaaggacCTTCAAAGCCTGGGAAGGATTGCATGAAAATTCTGTTCGTCTGTCTCGGCAACTCCGGCGTATCCTTTTG ccATTATACGAGATCGATGACTTAAGAGATGCCTTTCGTACTCTGGGGCTTTGA